Proteins encoded within one genomic window of Humulus lupulus chromosome 1, drHumLupu1.1, whole genome shotgun sequence:
- the LOC133778996 gene encoding uncharacterized acetyltransferase At3g50280-like gives MNDIKIRFNSTTLVQPASLHDDDTNHSELISERLELTPSDLRLLNLRHIQKGLLFHHKPPPDANFVPHLQDTLSRTLDILKPLAGRLVKIKNSDDETTCFHVDCNGAGALLVHAVTDGVTVADILDPVIVPEDIVYSMFFLNGVSNHEAAVSNLPLVAVQVTELVDGFFIACSVNHSVIDGTSFWKIFNIWSEISRDGSYNNVNDIVLSSDRRNFFLNLPIRVPFFRDGVHKETFSSSVVDLQQRMIHFSKKRIVELKAKANAEMGFANNEISSLQALMAHLWISVTRGRDLNPDEDVRYMVVLGLRSRLQPPLPEGYLGNAVQGMIVQCKVGELLDRGLGWAAAQIKEKISSLTAMEARKHLEDWVESPTLTDLMKLPPNSLLSGSSPRFNVYGNDFGWGRPVAVRSGPGNKIDGKLTPFPGAEEGTIDFEVCLSPATIKHLIEAMA, from the coding sequence ATGAACGACATTAAAATTCGATTCAACTCAACTACCCTCGTTCAACCAGCGAGTCTCCACGATGATGATACTAATCACAGTGAGTTAATCAGTGAACGACTAGAGTTGACTCCGAGCGATCTTAGACTCCTCAATCTTCGTCACATCCAAAAGGGTCTTCTTTTTCATCACAAGCCACCGCCCGATGCCAACTTCGTCCCACACTTACAAGACACTTTGTCTCGTACGTTGGATATTCTCAAACCTCTCGCCGGCCGACTCGTCAAGATCAAAAACTCCGACGACGAAACAACTTGCTTTCACGTTGACTGTAACGGAGCCGGAGCCCTTCTCGTTCACGCCGTCACTGACGGCGTCACGGTGGCTGATATTCTCGACCCAGTCATTGTCCCGGAAGACATCGTCTACTCTATGTTTTTCTTGAATGGCGTTTCGAACCACGAAGCCGCCGTTTCGAATCTACCTTTGGTAGCTGTACAAGTAACTGAGCTCGTCGACGGTTTCTTCATAGCTTGCAGTGTAAACCATTCCGTCATTGACGGCACGTCATTCTGGAAGATTTTCAACATTTGGTCCGAAATCTCACGCGACGGCAGCTACAACAACGTTAACGACATCGTTTTGAGTTCAGATCGTCGTAACTTCTTCCTTAATCTCCCGATCCGAGTTCCATTCTTCCGTGATGGTGTTCATAAAGAAACCTTTTCATCATCAGTAGTTGATCTACAACAAAGGATGATCCATTTTTCCAAGAAAAGAATCGTTGAGCTCAAGGCAAAAGCCAACGCGGAGATGGGGTTCGCCAATAACGAGATCTCCTCCCTTCAAGCGCTCATGGCTCATCTTTGGATATCTGTGACACGTGGCAGGGATCTGAACCCCGACGAAGATGTTCGTTACATGGTAGTGTTGGGGCTGAGGTCAAGACTCCAGCCGCCGCTGCCGGAAGGGTACCTGGGAAACGCGGTTCAAGGTATGATCGTACAGTGCAAAGTAGGGGAGCTATTGGATCGTGGATTGGGCTGGGCGGCGGCTCAGATTAAAGAAAAGATTAGTTCGCTTACGGCGATGGAAGCGAGAAAGCACTTGGAGGATTGGGTCGAGAGCCCTACGTTAACAGACTTAATGAAATTACCACCAAACTCATTGCTCAGTGGTAGTTCGCCTCGGTTTAATGTTTATGGTAATGATTTTGGTTGGGGAAGACCGGTGGCAGTTCGAAGTGGTCCGGGGAATAAGATTGACGGCAAGCTAACGCCGTTTCCCGGGGCTGAAGAAGGAACTATTGACTTTGAAGTTTGTCTTTCGCCGGCTACAATTAAACACTTGATTGAGGCTATGGCATAA